From a region of the Sphingopyxis sp. YR583 genome:
- a CDS encoding PQQ-dependent dehydrogenase, methanol/ethanol family, whose product MAKRVFTAALLGCAALALASCNASKNDSISGGGSLDEAEKASETLLKTGGNGDNWAGIGYSYDEQRFSPLTDINDKNVGELGIAWTADLDDARGQEATPVVVDGVMYVTHAWSKVSAWDAATGKELWKFDPKVPGERAVSACCDVVNRGVAVWGDKVFVGALDGRLIALDKKTGKELWSTQTFDTSKPYTITGAPRVVKDMVLIGNGGAEFGVRGYVTAYDADTGKERWRFYTAPNPKKEKDGAASDDIFASKANATWSDKGEWQTSGGGGTVWDAIVYDKDLDQIYLGVGNGNPWNHGTRSNGEGDNWFLSSVVALDATTGKYKWHYQETPAETWDYTATQPIILAEQAVNGKPVKVLYHAPKNGFFFTIDRSNGKLIDAKPFVDGINWATGYDLATGRPIENPEARFYKTGKPFIAIPGALGAHNWHPMSYNPATGLVYIPAQQIPQGYLADMDELDKRKVLGFNVGTSLNKTMLPDDKAAFRAAIAATTGRLVAFDPRTGKVAWSVDHPAAWNGGTMTTAGNLVFQGTSLGRFRAYAADTGKQLLDLDMQSGIVSAPSTFRVGGVQYIAFQTSKGGAFPLVAGVAGGATRKIPNIPRLIVMKIGGTVKLPAPPASAALAWNPPPMTASPTQVAAGKAHFGRYCIVCHGDSAIGNGFTPDLRVSGTLANADAWKGVVIGGALKDRGMVSFANVLTAQDAEAIRAYVIERSNWTKANLPDASAPMGR is encoded by the coding sequence ATGGCGAAACGGGTCTTTACGGCCGCGCTGCTGGGCTGCGCTGCTTTGGCATTGGCTTCATGCAATGCGTCGAAGAATGACAGTATCTCGGGCGGCGGATCGCTCGACGAGGCCGAAAAGGCCAGCGAGACCTTGCTCAAGACCGGCGGCAACGGCGATAACTGGGCCGGCATCGGCTACAGCTATGACGAGCAACGCTTCAGCCCGCTGACCGACATTAACGACAAGAATGTGGGCGAGCTCGGCATCGCCTGGACCGCCGACCTCGACGATGCGCGCGGGCAGGAAGCGACCCCCGTGGTCGTCGACGGCGTGATGTATGTAACCCATGCCTGGTCGAAGGTCAGCGCATGGGATGCTGCGACCGGCAAAGAGCTGTGGAAATTCGATCCCAAGGTTCCAGGCGAACGCGCGGTTTCGGCCTGCTGCGACGTCGTCAACCGCGGCGTCGCGGTGTGGGGCGACAAGGTCTTTGTCGGCGCGCTCGACGGCCGCCTGATCGCGCTCGACAAAAAGACGGGCAAGGAATTGTGGTCGACGCAGACCTTCGACACCTCGAAACCCTACACGATCACCGGCGCCCCGCGCGTCGTGAAGGACATGGTGCTGATCGGCAACGGCGGCGCCGAATTCGGCGTGCGCGGCTATGTCACCGCCTATGACGCCGACACCGGCAAGGAGCGCTGGCGCTTCTACACCGCGCCCAATCCGAAGAAGGAAAAGGATGGCGCAGCGTCGGACGACATCTTCGCGAGCAAGGCCAACGCGACCTGGTCCGACAAGGGCGAGTGGCAGACCTCGGGCGGCGGCGGCACCGTGTGGGACGCGATCGTCTACGACAAGGATCTCGACCAGATCTATCTCGGCGTCGGCAACGGCAATCCGTGGAACCACGGCACGCGCTCGAACGGCGAAGGCGACAACTGGTTCCTCTCGTCCGTCGTGGCGCTCGATGCGACGACCGGCAAATATAAGTGGCACTATCAGGAGACCCCGGCGGAGACGTGGGACTATACCGCGACCCAGCCGATCATCCTCGCCGAGCAGGCGGTGAACGGCAAACCCGTCAAAGTGCTGTACCACGCGCCGAAAAACGGCTTTTTCTTCACCATCGACCGGTCGAACGGCAAGCTGATCGACGCAAAGCCGTTCGTCGACGGGATCAACTGGGCGACGGGCTATGATCTCGCCACCGGTCGCCCGATCGAAAATCCCGAGGCCCGCTTCTACAAGACCGGCAAGCCCTTCATCGCGATCCCCGGCGCGCTTGGCGCGCACAACTGGCATCCGATGAGCTACAACCCCGCGACGGGCCTGGTCTATATCCCCGCGCAGCAGATCCCGCAGGGCTATCTCGCCGACATGGACGAACTCGACAAGCGCAAGGTGCTGGGCTTCAACGTCGGCACCTCGCTCAACAAGACGATGCTGCCCGACGACAAGGCCGCGTTCCGCGCCGCCATCGCCGCGACCACCGGCCGCCTCGTCGCCTTCGATCCGCGCACGGGCAAGGTCGCGTGGAGCGTCGATCATCCCGCCGCATGGAACGGCGGCACGATGACCACTGCGGGCAATCTCGTCTTCCAGGGCACCAGCCTCGGCCGCTTCCGCGCCTATGCCGCCGATACGGGCAAGCAACTGCTCGACCTCGACATGCAGTCGGGGATCGTCAGCGCGCCCTCGACCTTCCGCGTCGGCGGCGTCCAGTATATCGCCTTCCAGACGAGCAAGGGCGGCGCCTTCCCACTCGTCGCCGGGGTTGCGGGCGGCGCGACGCGCAAGATCCCGAACATCCCGCGCCTGATCGTCATGAAGATCGGCGGCACCGTGAAACTCCCCGCCCCACCTGCTTCGGCGGCGCTCGCATGGAACCCGCCGCCGATGACCGCATCGCCCACGCAGGTCGCGGCGGGCAAGGCGCATTTCGGGCGCTATTGCATCGTCTGTCATGGCGACAGCGCGATCGGCAACGGCTTTACCCCTGACCTTCGCGTCTCGGGCACACTCGCCAACGCCGATGCGTGGAAGGGCGTCGTGATCGGCGGCGCGCTGAAAGACCGCGGCATGGTGAGCTTCGCCAATGTGCTGACCGCGCAAGATGCCGAGGCGATTCGCGCCTATGTCATCGAGCGATCGAACTGGACCAAGGCGAACCTGCCCGACGCATCGGCCCCGATGGGACGCTGA